Within the Verrucomicrobiales bacterium genome, the region GAATTCTATGGGTTTTTCCCAGGGTAGCTCGTTCCTCGCAACCCTGGGCTTTGAGGCGCTATCCCGTTGGGATAGAGGTCCAAGATCTTCTGAACTTGTGGGTAATGCTTAGGGCACGACACCGCTGTTCCTTCACGCCACATTATCCCCCTCCCACGCCCCTATTCACCCACGACAACCTTCAGCCACTCCGTCGCTCGCAGGAAAAGCGGAGACATGTCTCCGCGCTCCATAGTGCCTGGTTCCTTCGCGTGAGCCTGTCGGCTCCCTATCAATCAGCACCCTGAAAGGCGTGCCACCGGTCGGACTAAAGCCCAATCCATGCAGTAGGGCGGCATGCGGTTGCGCAGCAGGTTTTTGCGAAAACCGAGGCGTGAGGAGCGAACGTATTGAGCGAAATACGTAAGCGACGAACAACGAAGGATTTCGCAAAAAGATCAAGCAAACGCCTGCTGAACGACTGCATGGATTGGGCTAAAGACGGACGAACCGATTAGGTTCCTTGAGTCGGGTGACGTAGGTCACAGAAACCGGTGGCATCGCTGCGCGATGCTCCGTATTTTTAACAATTCCCGGGGGTGCTAGCACCCCCGGCTAAATTTCTTTGAACCCTGCGGGTTCGGGCCCTGCCGACACTGTGCTTCCGTCGTCCTAAGCTTCGCCGGCACCCGTTCTGGACGGCATCCTAACCCCGGCTCTGCTCCATCTGCCGCGCCCGTTCAATGATGACATCGGCGATGTGTGGCTCGTTGCCGATGCTGGCGGAATACCACACGCGCTTGTCGCGTCGCTCGGTCGGGTTGCGCCAGGTGGGCTGCCCGGCCGCGATCCGCTGTCGCACCTGGCTCTCGGGTTCGCCCAGCATCATCGGGATGTCTTCATAGCTGTGCAACCCATCGCTGATAAAGAACGGCACCATCACCACGTTCTTCGTTTTGGCGAGGGTGTAGCACTCTTCGATCTTGGGTGATTCCTCCATGAAGATCGGATAGACCTCGGCATACTCGCGTCGCGCACGAATGAGCTCGACCTGGTTCTCGATCGCCTTGCGAGAGTTCTCGCTGTTACCGGTCCCGTGGCCCGCGATGAACAGGGTCGTATCGGCCGGTTTGGGGGCCGCAGGGAAAGGATGCCGCGCCACCACCTCCCGAGCTCGTGAAAGCAGAACCTCGGTCATGCTCTCATGTGTGCCCACGGGGCCGCAGTAGAACAGGGTTTGATTCCCGCGTTGCTGAATCCGAGGAAAGGAGGTTTCACCCTTCCGGCAGAAACCCAGCTCCCGCGGAATGACCTCCTCGGTGAAATAGCCTTCGCTGATGAACAGGGGAACGATGAAAACGCGCGGCTCCAAAATACCGCGCAGGACCGCCGAGATTCCCGGCTCCAGCTTCCAGAAACACTCCTGGACCGTGGAGAAAAGTCCTCGACGACGCAGTTCGTCCGCGTGCTGGTAGGTCGGGGCGCTCGATTCGGCATTGAGCGTGGAACCGTGGCCTACCAGGACCAGGGCAGCATCGGAGAACTCGGCGGGCATAGCGGGTTACGAGTTGTCGCCATCCAACAGGCGTCCGATGCCTCCCAGCATCGACCCTTCTTCGCGACCCGACCCTCCGGCCTTCGGTGAGGCGGCGAAGATTCGATCGGCCATCCGGCTGAATGGCAGTGATTGCATCCAAACTCGTCCCGGGCCGCGCAGGGTGGCGAAGAAGAGTCCTTCACCGCCAAAGAGGGCGGACTTGACCCCGCCAACGAACTCGATGTCGAAGTCGACCGAGGGCTGGAAAGCCACGACGCAGCCGGTGTCGACGCGGAGCACCTCGCCGGGTTGAAGCGTTCGTTCCGCCAGGGTTCCGCCCGCATGAACAAAGGCCCAGCCGTCGCCCTGCAGACGCTGGAGGATGAAACCCTCACCGCCGAAGAAGCCGGCCCCGACTCGCTTCTGGAACGCGATGCCCAGGCTCACACCTTTCGCCGCACACAGGAACGAATCCTTTTGGGCGTGCAGCTCCCCGCCGATCTCGGAGAGATGAATCGGGAGGATTTTCCCGGGATAGGGTGCCGCGAAGGCCACCTTTTTCTTTCCGCCACCTTGATTCGAAAAAACCGTGGTGAAGAGCGACTCGCCGGTGACCAGGCGTTTGCCGGCGCTGAGCAAGGAACCGAAGAAGCCGCCGGTCTGGGGCGCTCCATCCCCGAAGACGGTCTGCATTTTGATGCCGTCCTCCATATACATCATGGCGCCAGCTTCGGCGACCGCAGCCTCCTGGGGATCTAGTTCGATCTCCACAAACTGCATGTCATCGCCGAACAGTTTATAGTCGATTTCGTGCATCGCGTTCATAAGTAGCTCAGATCAATGGAGGCAGAAGATGTCCCTAGTCCGGGTAAAGCGCAAGTCATGGGTTCCTGGTTTGGGTTACGAAAATGTAATGAAACCTCGGAGCGGTTTCTGTGTCTTCTATGGGACGAGCTTAGAACTCTATGAACTCTATTCGCCTCAATGTTCGCTGGATGGATGTGGAAGCTGGGCAACCTTTTCCGGTCTCAGTCGCGGTAACGCGACCCTCCTCGCTGGTGAGGCTGGGGGCCGAACCAGAGACGCGGCGTTGTCCGCACTGCAACTCCGTGGTCTATTCCCGTCGACACGAGCGATGTGGCGCTTGCGAGCGGCCCCTGCCACCGAGTTGCCGGTTCTCAGAGCAGGAGGCGGAACAGGTATTGGCCTTGTTCCAGTGGGAGCGCGAGCAGCATCGCCACTGGCTCAAACGGACCGGGTCTGTGGAGCTGTGGTAGGGGAAGCCTTCTGACGGCGGCTCCTACAGTTTCCGGTGTCGGAGGCGACGTGAGCAGTCTTCGGGCTGCGGCAGTTGGCAGTTGGCAGTTGGCAGTTGGCAGTTGGCAGTTGGCAGTTGGAAATCGCAAATCCAAAATCCAAAATCCAAAATCAACCTCACTCCATCCCAATGCTCGGACCGGCGAGGGTCTTGTAGCCGTATTCGTTCAGCTTGTTCCGCAGGGTCCGGATGCTGATCTGCAGGAGTTCCGCGGCCCGAGTCCGATTTCCCTTGGTGTGCTCCAAGGTCGCGAGGATGTGGCGCTTCTCGATCTCTTCGAGGGTGACGATGCCATTGCCGGGCGCAGCCGCGGACGGCGTCGCGCTGGCTTCCGTTGGTCGGAATACCGGACTCAGAATCCCGGCCGGCATTGGTATTCCGGCGGAGGGCACCGTCACCGGCGCGATCGGCAAGCTGGAGGCCGCCTCGCCGCGACGTCCGAAACCCAGGTGCGCGGGCTCCAGGAGGGCGGACTTGTCGCACATGATCACCGCGCGCTCGATGACATTCTGGAGTTCGCGAACGTTACCGGGCCAGCGATGCGACATCAGGGCGGCGGTGCAGGATTCGGAGATCCCCACCACTTCCTTCCCATGCTGACGGGCGAAGCGCATGCGGAAGGCTTCGGCCAGCACCGGCACATCTTCCATGCGATCCCGCAAGGGGGCCACAAAGAGCGGCACCACGTTCAGGCGGTAGTAGAGGTCGGAGCGGAACTCCTTTCGATCGATGCTCTCCTCCATGTTCCGGTTGGTGGTGGCGATCACGCGCACGTCGACCTTGATGGTGCGCGATCCGCCCACGCGCTCAAATTCCTGCTCCTGGAGCACGCGCAGCAGCTTGGCTTGCACCTGAGGGCTGACTTCGCTGACTTCGTCGAGGAGTATCGTTCCGCGGTTGGCCAGTTCGAATCGGCCCTCGCGCTTGGCGATCGCCCCGGTGAACGCGCCCTTCTCGTGACCGAAGAACTCGCTCTCGATCAGGTTCTCGGGAACCGCCGCGCAGTTCACCCGGATAAAGGGCGCGCCGCAGCGCGGGCTCTGGCTGTAAATCGCGCGGGCCACCAGCTCTTTTCCGGTGCCGCTCTCCCCCTGGATCAGCACGGTTGCGTCCGCCTTGGCGACGCGATCGATGGTCTCCCGGAGCTTGACCATGGAGGGGCTCTCCCCGAGCAGCAGGTAGCGCTCGTCGTTGAGTTCCTGATTGGCGAGGAACCGGTTCACCTTCACCAGTTGGGTGAATTCGTCGGCCTTCTTGAGAATGATTTCCAGCTGCTCGGCTGAAAAGGGTTTGACGAGGTAGTGAAAAGCTCCATCGCGCATGCAATCGACCGCGGCCTCGATCGATCCGAAGGCGGTCATGATGATGACCAGCGGGCGCGAGGTCTTGGTCTGCAGACGGCGGAGCAGTTCCGTGCCATCTCCGTCGGGAAGCTGAACATCCACCAGCATCAGATCGAAGTTGTCCTTGGCCAGCATCTCTTCGGCGGCGGCGATGGTGGTGACCGAGGCCACGTCATAACGACGATAGCGCAGCAGCGACTCCAGGTTCTTGCGTTGCACCTGATCATCTTCAAGAACCACAATTTTTTCGATTGGCATAAGCGGATTGGAGTGTGTGTGAGCGGGTTTGCGACGAGGTCTGCTAAAGTGGGGTCGTGAGAGCCGCGCGCAGTTTTGCGCAGTGCTCCGGTTGATGCAGGGGATGAGGGATCGTGAGATCGGGCCGGCTCTGCCAGGCGGGTGCGGCGGGATCGGCGGGCAGTTCACGCGCCACCCGAGTTTTCCAGCGCCGGCTTCGAACAGCTTGAACCAGCGATCGCACTTCGGATTCCTCCACCTCGCTCAGGATCGCGAGCGCATCATAGGGCTGGTCGGTCGTGTTGATGAGTTCGAGCGCATGGCGGGAGGTGGCGGTGACCCGGCAGCCAGCCAGGCGCAGCCCGGCCGCCGCCTCTTCCAAGCCGGGTTCGCTTCCGACCACCAGGATTCGTGGCGGGGCAATCGCTCCGTGCGCAGGCTCGGCTTCCGTGAAGTCCGAAAGGGGGAACCAAAGCCGAAATGTCGTTCCCTGGGCGTTGCTTGGATCCAGAGTGATGGTCCCGCCCTGGGCTTCCAGACTTTGGCGGGCCCACCATAAACTCAGCCCGGCCCCCTCCGCGGGCGGCTTGGAAGAGAACCAGGAGGTGAACAGCTGTCGGCTCTCGTGATCCGGGATGGCCGGGCCGGTGTTGTGAATGGCCAGGGTGACGTAGGGCTTGGCTCGGGGGCCCGATCGCGGGCGTAGGTCCACCGGTATGCTCGCTTCGGGAGAGGTGCTGAAAGTAATCTTCCCCGGGGCCGGCATGGGCACCGCTTCCACTGCGTTCTTAACGATCGCGATCAGGCATCGCTTGAATACCTGGCTATCGGCGTAGATCGGCAGGCTCCCGGGAGCCAGCTCCGTCTTGAACTCGAACCGTCGGGAGGTGGCATGCCGCAGGAACTCGACGGTTTCGCGGGTGAGTTCGTTGAGATCGTGGTAGCGGAATTCGCCCAGCTTCGAGAGATGCATGGCCACCAACTGCTGCACCAATCGGGCGGCTTGTTGCACCGAGTCCTTGATGGTCTTGGAGCCTTGATGCAGTGGGTGGTCGGGAGGAGTCTTGCGGACAAAGCTATCGCTCAGCGCCAGGATGCTCGCAAAATGGTTATTGAGATCGTGGGCTACTCCCGGGGTGAGCGACGCTAACGATCGCTGCCAACTGCTCGAAGGAAGCCGTTCCTGCGCGGCGCTTTCCGGTGTGACATTGATCCAGGTTCCCTGGAACAGCAGCTCGCCGTTCGAACCTTGAACCGCTTGGCGTCGCTCCGAGACCGTTGAGATCACCTGGGTGAGGGGATGACGCAGTCGGAAGCGGTGGGAATGGATGAGTTGAGGCGACTCCAGACATCGGTCCCAATGAGCCCGGACACCTTCGAAGTCGGCTTCATGAACGCAGCTCCAAAAGTCGGTGGCTTCATCCTGCCATTGACTGCCCGCGAGGCCCGTGACGTTTTCAATTTCTGCATTGAGCCAGATGAAGTTCCCGTCCAACGCTTGGGTAAAGCAGGCGGCGGGGATGAGAGCCTCCCAGGCCGAATCTGGGTGGGACTGAACCTGCCCGACGCGCCTGGTTGGCGGCACATCGAGCTGCGCGGTTGCCCTCATTGGCTGGATCAACGGTTCCACAATCCTACGAACAATCTATCCATCTGGCATCATCCTGATCCAAATCCTGTCTAAAACAGTGGTTTCATCATCGGAATCCTGCGATATCCTTGTCAATGCTCTTTGTGGAATTATTTGCCGGTCCGGTCCGGTGGTGGCTGGTGGGTGTCAGTTGTCAGTTGTCAGTCGTAATCGTAATCGTAATCGTAATCGCCGCCTGGTCTGTAGCGTGGGCCGTGCCGGCCCATTCCCCATTCCCCATCCCAAATGTGAAATGAGCAATGAGCAATGTGAAATGAGCAATGAGCAATGAGCAATGTGAAATCAGCGGTCACACAGAGGCCGCAGAGGTCACAGAAGGGAAGGGGAAGGGGAAGGGAGATCCGGGATTGCACATTGCGAATTGTTCATTGCTCATTTCACATTGCGGAGACCAACAACTCAGCACGCGTCTCGCGTCACGCCCTCGCCCGGAACCCGCAGGGGTTCCCAGAGATTAGCCGGGCGATCGCAGATCCCCGGATAGGGCGTTTATTTATAATTCGGAGCACCCCGCAGGGCGTGCCATCTGAGTGATGAGTGATGAGTGATGAGTGATGAGTGATGAGTGATGAGTGACGAGTGATGAGTGATGAGTGACGAGTGACGAGTGACCACTGACCACTGACCACTGACCACTGACAACTGACAACCGACCACTGACAACCGACACCCGAGCGCCGCGTGGGTCACTCGCAATCCAAAATCCAAAATCCAAAATCGCAAATCCTTGACCCCAGCTCCCGCGTTCCTACATTGCGCCCCGATGTCGCGAAACGATCCGCGTTCTGTCATTCGCCTCCAGGGCGTCCGACAGAACAATCTGAAGAACTTCAATCTCGATTTGCCAACCCGCAAGCTGGTGGTGATCACTGGGTTGAGTGGATCTGGCAAGAGTTCCCTCGCCTTCGATACCTTGTTCGCCGAGGGCCAGCGCCGCTACATCGAGACGTTCTCTCCGTACGCGCGTCAGTTCTTCGATCGAATGGACAAGCCGAAGGTCGACCGAATCGAAGGAATTCCCCCGGCCATTGCGATCGAGCAGAAGAACTCGGTCCGCACCACCCGATCCACCGTCGGGACCATGACTGAAATTTGCGACTACATGAAGTTGGTCTGGCCTCAGGTGGCGCGCGTGTATTGTCGGGGCTGCGGCCAGCCGGTGCGCAAGGAACCGCCGTCCTTGATCTACGATGAAGTGACCGCCTTGCCCAAGGCCGATTCCGGGGCGGAGTGGCTGGTCACGTTTGAACTGCCGCTGAGCGACAAGCTTCCGCTGGCGGAGAGTCTCGACCTGGTGGCCAAGCAGGGTTACCAACGCTTGCTCTGGAAGGGCGAGCCGCTCCGCATCGAGGAGGCAGAGCCGAAACTTCGCGAAGCCAGGCCGGCATCTCTCACGGTCATTCAGGACCGGCTGCGTCCCAGCTCGGCCGTCCGATCCCGTTTTGTCGAGGCTTGCGAGCAGGCTTACCATTTTGGCAAGGGCCGATTGCTGCTCTGGCGGTCAGTCTCTCAGGCCGGAAAAACCGATGAGTGGTCCGTCGCCCGGGCCTACTCCAACCACTTTCACTGCGCGACGTGTGACATCGACTATCGCGAGCCGACCGCGGCTCTGTTCAGCTTCAATCATCCGGTCGGTGCCTGCCCGACGTGTCGCGGATTCGGACGCATTATCACCATCGATTACAATCTTGCGATACCGGATCGATCCAAATCACTCGTCGGCGGGTTGGTGAAGCCGTGGCAGACGGGCGTCAGCGCGGATTGCCAGCGGGACCTGATGAAAGCCTGCAAGGCGGCGCGGGTGCCGACCCAAGTGCCGTTTCGTGAACTCAGCCCCGAACATCAGGAGTGGGTGATTCAAGGAGAGCCGGGGTACGGCCAGGACAAGGACCACGAATGGCCGCACGCCTGGTACGGGATCAAGGGCTACTTCCGCTGGCTGGAATCCAAGGCCTACAAGATGCACGTGCGGGTCTTGCTCTCGCGCTATCGTTCCTACACTGAGTGTTCGGATTGCCACGGGCTTCGATTCCAACCCGAAACGCTACGCTACCAGGTGGTGTGGCCCACTGCAGTCAAACTGCCGGCCTCGTGGGTGTCGGCGGAGACGACGGCCGCTCAGGCGGTCGCCCCTCGTCGCATCACTCTGGCGGACTTTTATCAGCTGCCCATCTCCACCGCCCGCGGGTTTCTGCAGGCGCTGGTCGCCGGCCGAGCGAAGGATCCGCGCGACCCGCTGGCCTTGGTGATGGGTGAGGTTCTCTCCCGACTCGGCTATCTCGAGGAGGTGGGCCTGGGTTACCTCACTTTGGATCGGCCCACGCGCACCCTCTCCGGCGGTGAAACGGAGCGCGTGAACCTGACCACTTGCTTGGGAACGCGGTTGGTCAACACGCTGTTCGTGCTGGATGAACCGAGCGTGGGACTTCACTCCCGTGACACTGTTCGCTTGGTAAGA harbors:
- a CDS encoding excinuclease ABC subunit UvrA, which produces MSRNDPRSVIRLQGVRQNNLKNFNLDLPTRKLVVITGLSGSGKSSLAFDTLFAEGQRRYIETFSPYARQFFDRMDKPKVDRIEGIPPAIAIEQKNSVRTTRSTVGTMTEICDYMKLVWPQVARVYCRGCGQPVRKEPPSLIYDEVTALPKADSGAEWLVTFELPLSDKLPLAESLDLVAKQGYQRLLWKGEPLRIEEAEPKLREARPASLTVIQDRLRPSSAVRSRFVEACEQAYHFGKGRLLLWRSVSQAGKTDEWSVARAYSNHFHCATCDIDYREPTAALFSFNHPVGACPTCRGFGRIITIDYNLAIPDRSKSLVGGLVKPWQTGVSADCQRDLMKACKAARVPTQVPFRELSPEHQEWVIQGEPGYGQDKDHEWPHAWYGIKGYFRWLESKAYKMHVRVLLSRYRSYTECSDCHGLRFQPETLRYQVVWPTAVKLPASWVSAETTAAQAVAPRRITLADFYQLPISTARGFLQALVAGRAKDPRDPLALVMGEVLSRLGYLEEVGLGYLTLDRPTRTLSGGETERVNLTTCLGTRLVNTLFVLDEPSVGLHSRDTVRLVRILEGLRDAGNTVVVVEHEASVMRAADQIIDLGPGQGEKGGHIVFQGSFPELLKSRKSLTGEYLSGRRLAESLPRRTVSTVSGGRARASAPSVTLPWLRVLGATSHNLLNLDVEIPLQRMVCLTGVSGSGKTTLVRDVLLPMLMARQSPAASTTDGEDTDTESGDDSTSTATVPLARLEGFEAIDRVVLVDQSSLGKTPRSNPVVYIGAFEHIRNLFAETDLAKQRGLNSSGFSFNSGQGQCERCRGAGFEKIEMQFLSDVFIRCPDCQGRRYREHILEVKLSPPDSATTPKYPPARATSLMLQETLQVPGAQGSKGRRKTVVSAPPPPSARSTPVAATATASSASPSRSWSIADMLEATVDDAVDFLDAFPGNRHALRALRSLRLLQEVGLGYLRLGQPINTLSGGESQRLKLVSFLAESAAADLGGRGRERVSDDPSPRTLFLFDEPTTGLHFEDVRVLLKVFHKLVDAGHSLLVIEHHLDVIWSADWVIDLGPEAGEDGGRIVCAGTPERVAACRTSHTGQALRAQFLSES
- a CDS encoding TIGR00266 family protein — translated: MNAMHEIDYKLFGDDMQFVEIELDPQEAAVAEAGAMMYMEDGIKMQTVFGDGAPQTGGFFGSLLSAGKRLVTGESLFTTVFSNQGGGKKKVAFAAPYPGKILPIHLSEIGGELHAQKDSFLCAAKGVSLGIAFQKRVGAGFFGGEGFILQRLQGDGWAFVHAGGTLAERTLQPGEVLRVDTGCVVAFQPSVDFDIEFVGGVKSALFGGEGLFFATLRGPGRVWMQSLPFSRMADRIFAASPKAGGSGREEGSMLGGIGRLLDGDNS
- a CDS encoding PAS domain-containing protein; the protein is MRATAQLDVPPTRRVGQVQSHPDSAWEALIPAACFTQALDGNFIWLNAEIENVTGLAGSQWQDEATDFWSCVHEADFEGVRAHWDRCLESPQLIHSHRFRLRHPLTQVISTVSERRQAVQGSNGELLFQGTWINVTPESAAQERLPSSSWQRSLASLTPGVAHDLNNHFASILALSDSFVRKTPPDHPLHQGSKTIKDSVQQAARLVQQLVAMHLSKLGEFRYHDLNELTRETVEFLRHATSRRFEFKTELAPGSLPIYADSQVFKRCLIAIVKNAVEAVPMPAPGKITFSTSPEASIPVDLRPRSGPRAKPYVTLAIHNTGPAIPDHESRQLFTSWFSSKPPAEGAGLSLWWARQSLEAQGGTITLDPSNAQGTTFRLWFPLSDFTEAEPAHGAIAPPRILVVGSEPGLEEAAAGLRLAGCRVTATSRHALELINTTDQPYDALAILSEVEESEVRSLVQAVRSRRWKTRVARELPADPAAPAWQSRPDLTIPHPLHQPEHCAKLRAALTTPL
- a CDS encoding sigma-54-dependent Fis family transcriptional regulator, translated to MPIEKIVVLEDDQVQRKNLESLLRYRRYDVASVTTIAAAEEMLAKDNFDLMLVDVQLPDGDGTELLRRLQTKTSRPLVIIMTAFGSIEAAVDCMRDGAFHYLVKPFSAEQLEIILKKADEFTQLVKVNRFLANQELNDERYLLLGESPSMVKLRETIDRVAKADATVLIQGESGTGKELVARAIYSQSPRCGAPFIRVNCAAVPENLIESEFFGHEKGAFTGAIAKREGRFELANRGTILLDEVSEVSPQVQAKLLRVLQEQEFERVGGSRTIKVDVRVIATTNRNMEESIDRKEFRSDLYYRLNVVPLFVAPLRDRMEDVPVLAEAFRMRFARQHGKEVVGISESCTAALMSHRWPGNVRELQNVIERAVIMCDKSALLEPAHLGFGRRGEAASSLPIAPVTVPSAGIPMPAGILSPVFRPTEASATPSAAAPGNGIVTLEEIEKRHILATLEHTKGNRTRAAELLQISIRTLRNKLNEYGYKTLAGPSIGME